From Odontesthes bonariensis isolate fOdoBon6 chromosome 21, fOdoBon6.hap1, whole genome shotgun sequence, a single genomic window includes:
- the LOC142371070 gene encoding uncharacterized protein LOC142371070 has translation MPRRNEIPEGIRSAVVELHVAGKGYKVISKSLDVHHSTVRQIIYKWKRFNTVATLPRCGRPSKSPKREPWMPGEPDDASAGPADDRGRYLDHEMKYRNVIPEATRNVGCSTSAPEASDEDPTAVRVSAGPARVKQEDPDHDTRDYKIVYDVGEDAESLSSDIDEEDPMASYLSGRPADDTGGDPDPDLRRGESGSASSDDDTTEDPTLFDPSFDGEKKIYAGSAITVGALLLFLLTFLLKHGLSQAATKDLLDLLNFAVPGCVPRSLRCLKKHLTDYNDKTEIHLYCPKCANYLGVEPGTECRVCQQRLSKKVLLEKACYFLVMPLEIQLRNILAHVHSKLGKHFTKSSSISDVNTGSAYKLAQQDGSITLTFRCDGSPLLSTPKFSVWPILCTINELPYVERCKNVLLNTLWFGRGKPQVQSFFTPFINELHKLADEGFIWKDESGSEHRTRVKAKICVCNSVARPLVQNFQPFNREFGCGFCYHRGEMVQKGRGYTRVYPIQMDGCDLRHMAEIEHLAELVIENGYEQGQMGVKGPSPLLLLPSFDIIKGFIPDYMHCFCLGVVPEFVNLWFNPLYTSKRFHLTPQHLKDLDKALCAIQPPNEIQQSPRRLSERMCWEASEWRAFALLYSPVILKKALPKLYYQHWMLLICAFHFLLSRSATQDELGYAELCLVQFVAQVPSLYGLEHCSFNCHLLTHLTESARNWGLLWASSAFVFEGTNSRLLQMYSGTQSLSSQVFTQLFSFEEVIRKGSAALQNSNTEMKDFFCSMVSFDTVSKSSNYSGENVVALGCGSQRSLTTREITALQGNDTKYQQDQGDVTEYKCVVYDDMLVTAVDYSVACKRNNSAIETSSGFAMVESVVVLPKTCSCEEASNCSCRQVVAFCQKLLPTSSQPTIHDPQINTNIANFLVRVRSSDELCAVACGDIVAKCCVIEQDGRLYVMRMPVF, from the exons ATGCCTCGCAGAAATGAGATCCCAGAAGGTATCCGATCGGCAGTTGTGGAATTGCACGTGGCCGGAAAGGGCTATAAAGTGATTTCAAAGAGTTTAGATGTACATCATTCTACAGTAAGACAAATTATCTACAAATGGAAGCGGTTTAATACTGTGGCTACGCTGCCTCGATGTGGGCGTCCCTCTAAATCTCCAAAAAGAGAACCATGGATGCCCGGCGAG CCTGATGATGCCTCAGCGGGACCAGCAGATGACAGAGGAAGATATTTGGACCATGAAATG AAATACCGCAATGTCATACCTGAAGCTACCAGGAATGTAGGTTGTTCCACATCTGCTCCTGAAGCCTCAGATGAAGATCCGACG GCTGTTCGCGTGTCTGCTGGGCCAGCTCGTGTCAAACAGGAAGACCCGGACCACGACACG AGAGACTACAAGATTGTCTACGACGTCGGTGAGGACGCAGAGTCCCTCTCATCTGACATTGATGAAGAAGATCCCATG GCCAGTTATCTGTCTGGAAGGCCAGCAGACGACACAGGAGGAGATCCAGACCCTGACCTG CGCAGAGGAGAGAGCGGCTCGGCCTCATCTGATGACGACACCACAGAAGATCCAAcg CTTTTTGACCCGAGCTTTGACGGGGAGAAGAAGATCTATGCTGGTTCTGCCATCACCGTGGgtgctctcctcctcttcctcctgacCTTCCTCCTGAAGCATGGCCTCTCACAAGCAGCAACCAAAGACCTCCTGGACCTCCTAAATTTTGCGGTGCCTGGATGTGTTCCCAGGTCCCTGCGGTGTTTGAAGAAACACTTGACTGATTATAACGATAAGACAGAGATTCACTTGTATTGTCCCAAGTGTGCCAACTACCTTGGTGTTGAGCCTGGTACTGAGTGCAGAGTGTGTCAGCAGCGCTTGAGCAAAAAAGTTCTACTTGAGAAGGCTTGTTACTTCCTTGTAATGCCGCTCGAAATTCAGCTAAGAAACATCCTTGCACATGTCCACTCAAAGCTAGGGAAGCATTTCACAAAGAGCTCTTCCATTTCTGATGTTAACACTGGAAGCGCGTACAAGCTTGCTCAACAGGACGGCAGTATCACTCTCACCTTCAGATGTGACGGCTCCCCGCTGCTCAGCACACCAAAGTTTTCTGTGTGGCCCATCCTGTGCACAATCAACGAGCTGCCGTACGTGGAGCGCTGTAAAAATGTTCTGTTGAACACGTTGTGGTTCGGCAGAGGAAAGCCACAGGTTCAGAGCTTTTTCACCCCGTTCATCAATGAACTTCATAAACTCGCTGACGAGGGGTTCATTTGGAAAGATGAGAGCGGCTCAGAACATCGCACCCGCGTAAAGGCTAAAATATGCGTGTGCAATTCAGTAGCACGGCCGCTGGTGCAGAACTTTCAGCCATTTAATCGAGAATTTGGTTGTGGGTTTTGCTACCACAGAGGTGAGATGGTTCAAAAGGGCCGGGGTTACACCAGAGTTTATCCGATACAGATGGACGGGTGTGACCTGCGACATATGGCTGAAATAGAGCATCTGGCTGAGCTGGTTATAGAAAATGGTTATGAACAAGGCCAGATGGGTGTGAAAGGTCCGAGTCCACTGCTCCTGTTGCCATCATTTGACATTATCAAAGGCTTTATACCAGATTATATGCATTGTTTTTGTCTCGGTGTTGTCCCTGAGTTTGTCAATCTTTGGTTTAACCCTCTTTATACCAGCAAGCGCTTCCATCTGACACCTCAGCATTTGAAAGACCTGGACAAAGCTCTCTGTGCCATTCAACCACCAAACGAAATCCAACAGAGCCCGAGGCGGCTCAGTGAGAGGATGTGTTGGGAAGCGTCTGAGTGGAGAGCTTTTGCTCTCCTCTATTCTCCAGTAATACTGAAGAAGGCTTTACCAAAGCTGTACTACCAACACTGGATGCTTCTGATTTGTGCATTTCACTTCCTCCTTTCCCGGTCCGCCACTCAGGATGAACTCGGTTATGCAGAGTTATGTCTGGTTCAGTTTGTAGCACAAGTGCCTTCTCTGTATGGGCTTGAGCACTGTTCATTTAACTGCCACTTGCTGACGCATCTTACTGAGAGCGCCCGTAACTGGGGTCTGTTATGGGCCAGCTCGGCCTTTGTTTTTGAGGGCACCAACAGCAGACTCTTGCAGATGTACTCCGGCACGCAGTCTCTCTCCTCGCAGGTTTTCACGCAGCTCTTTTCTTTTGAGGAGGTTATCAGAAAAGGAAGTGCTGCACTTCAGAattcaaacacagaaatgaaagaCTTCTTTTGTTCTATGGTGAGTTTTGATACCGTTTCTAAGTCATCAAATTACTCAGGAGAAAACGTGGTGGCTTTAGGATGTGGATCCCAAAGATCTTTAACCACAAGAGAAATAACTGCATTGCAGGGCAATGACACAAAGTACCAGCAAGATCAGGGTGACGTGACTGAATACAAGTGTGTTGTTTATGATGACATGTTAGTCACCGCTGTGGATTACAGTGTCGCGTGCAAAAGGAACAACTCTGCCATAGAAACAAGCAGTGGCTTTGCTATGGTGGAGTCTGTGGTGGTTCTACcaaaaacctgcagctgtgAGGAAGCCTCCAACTGCTCCTGCAGACAAGTTGTTGCTTTCTGCCAAAAACTGCTGCCAACAAGCAGCCAGCCAACTATCCACGACCCACAGATCAACACCAACATAGCAAATTTCCTCGTAAGAGTAAGGAGCTCAGATGAGCTGTGTGCGGTGGCGTGTGGAGACATCGTCGCTAAATGTTGTGTGATTGAGCAAGACGGACGGTTATATGTGATGAGGATGCCTGTGTTTTAG